A DNA window from Oceanivirga salmonicida contains the following coding sequences:
- a CDS encoding flavodoxin produces MSVGIFYGTTTGVTEEVAEILRDNIEGSEMFDVADGIDDMDDFDFLIFCASTWGLGDVQDDWMAVIDELPNLKERPIALLGTGDAIAFSDTFVDGLRLLYDKCKKKGAKIVGFVDTDGYDFTESVAIIDNKFIGLPIDHMNEPEKTEERIKTWVESLSKFVG; encoded by the coding sequence ATGTCAGTAGGAATATTTTATGGAACAACAACAGGAGTAACAGAAGAAGTTGCAGAAATTTTAAGAGATAATATAGAAGGGTCTGAAATGTTTGACGTTGCAGATGGAATAGATGATATGGATGATTTTGATTTTTTAATTTTTTGTGCATCAACTTGGGGATTAGGAGACGTTCAAGATGATTGGATGGCAGTTATAGATGAATTACCTAATCTTAAAGAAAGACCTATAGCATTACTTGGTACGGGAGATGCAATAGCATTTTCAGATACTTTTGTAGATGGATTAAGATTACTTTATGATAAATGTAAGAAAAAAGGAGCTAAAATTGTAGGTTTTGTAGATACAGATGGTTATGATTTTACCGAATCAGTTGCAATTATAGATAATAAATTTATAGGACTACCAATTGATCATATGAATGAACCTGAAAAAACAGAAGAAAGAATAAAAACTTGGGTTGAAAGCCTAAGTAAATTTGTAGGTTAG